One Cytophagia bacterium CHB2 DNA segment encodes these proteins:
- the fdhD gene encoding formate dehydrogenase accessory sulfurtransferase FdhD — MPDSIKIFTIHRARRQDLREERDRLVVEEPLEIRLNHQPLAVVMRTPGDDFNLARGFLLSEGILTKDNWKEAVNSLAITWAYDELRLPIPNVVSCTLAALSEKDILKIPRQIYATSSCGICGRASLERIFLQAPKLRDDFSIDLSALLHLPDKLASVQTDFSQTGGLHAAALFTPEGNLLNMREDIGRHNAVDKVIGRALRDGHYPLSDFGLLVSGRLSFEMAQKALLAGISCVAAISAASSLAVELAEESGMTLAGFVRGEQAVIYTGRHRIIV; from the coding sequence ATGCCGGATTCGATCAAAATATTTACTATTCATCGCGCGCGCCGGCAGGATTTGCGAGAAGAGCGTGATCGACTCGTGGTGGAAGAGCCGCTGGAGATTCGCTTAAACCATCAACCGCTGGCAGTCGTCATGCGAACGCCGGGCGATGATTTCAATCTCGCACGAGGCTTTCTGCTCTCCGAGGGCATTTTGACCAAAGATAATTGGAAAGAGGCGGTGAACTCGTTGGCGATCACTTGGGCTTACGATGAATTGCGCCTGCCGATTCCCAACGTGGTGTCATGCACCCTCGCTGCTCTTTCGGAGAAAGATATTCTAAAAATCCCGCGGCAAATTTATGCGACGTCGAGCTGCGGTATTTGCGGCCGCGCCTCGCTGGAGCGCATTTTTTTGCAGGCGCCAAAGCTGCGCGACGATTTTTCAATCGACCTGTCCGCCCTCCTGCATTTGCCGGACAAGCTTGCAAGCGTTCAAACTGATTTTTCTCAAACCGGCGGCTTGCATGCGGCAGCGCTGTTTACCCCGGAAGGAAATTTGCTTAATATGCGTGAAGATATCGGGCGCCACAATGCGGTCGACAAAGTCATTGGCCGGGCCTTACGCGATGGTCACTATCCGCTTTCAGATTTCGGATTGCTCGTGAGCGGCCGCTTGAGCTTTGAGATGGCGCAGAAAGCGTTGTTGGCAGGCATCTCATGCGTGGCGGCGATTAGCGCCGCTTCTTCACTAGCGGTGGAATTGGCGGAGGAATCCGGCATGACGCTTGCCGGTTTTGTGCGCGGCGAGCAAGCCGTTATTTATACCGGACGCCATCGCATTATCGTTTGA